Proteins encoded in a region of the Chloracidobacterium sp. genome:
- a CDS encoding response regulator, translated as MSSTELQLLLQQAIESAKAGNKARARSLLIEVTEADPNSEIAWMWRASLSLTPKDAAWCLTKVLAINPANRQAQDWLDKIRLLQNQPPAITTRLAPPAPPAKARTTGAHRVTSPIPVTPPTVSDLSSFSPATNHSTSPSASSRAAATVPVNPNVNAPPAVQPSPPPPPKLTSAGAKEAVKVAPVPSPTAKVILAVDDSLTVRRSITQALESSGYRVITAADGYEALAKLKEVTPDLVVMDVALPGGMNGYQLCKHIRAEKSRRDIPVVMLSSRESFFDKVQSRLAGAVQHLTKPFKIEELVLSVRRHLKE; from the coding sequence ATGTCCTCCACCGAACTACAGTTGCTGCTTCAGCAAGCCATTGAGTCAGCCAAGGCGGGTAACAAAGCACGCGCCCGTAGCCTGCTCATCGAAGTCACTGAAGCGGATCCGAACAGTGAGATCGCTTGGATGTGGCGGGCGTCATTGTCGCTGACGCCGAAGGACGCTGCGTGGTGCTTAACCAAAGTGCTAGCGATTAATCCCGCTAATCGCCAAGCTCAAGACTGGCTGGATAAAATCCGACTGCTTCAGAACCAGCCCCCAGCCATCACGACACGGCTCGCTCCGCCGGCGCCACCGGCCAAAGCGCGCACGACGGGCGCACATCGCGTGACCTCGCCGATACCAGTTACACCACCCACGGTCAGTGATTTGTCCTCATTCTCCCCAGCAACCAACCACTCAACGTCACCCTCTGCATCGTCACGCGCCGCCGCGACGGTACCGGTGAATCCGAACGTGAACGCGCCGCCGGCGGTTCAACCGTCCCCGCCACCGCCGCCAAAGCTTACCTCGGCTGGAGCCAAGGAAGCGGTGAAGGTTGCGCCGGTGCCATCTCCCACTGCTAAAGTCATCCTCGCCGTGGACGATAGTCTCACCGTTCGCCGGAGCATCACACAGGCGCTCGAAAGCAGCGGCTACCGCGTCATCACGGCGGCGGACGGCTATGAAGCTTTGGCCAAGCTCAAAGAAGTAACGCCTGACTTGGTGGTGATGGATGTCGCCCTACCGGGCGGGATGAACGGCTACCAACTCTGCAAACATATTCGGGCTGAAAAGTCGCGGCGCGACATCCCCGTAGTGATGTTGTCCAGTCGAGAGAGCTTTTTTGATAAGGTACAAAGCCGCCTGGCCGGCGCGGTACAACATCTGACCAAACCCTTCAAGATTGAGGAGTTGGTGCTCAGCGTTCGCCGCCATCTCAAGGAATAG
- a CDS encoding alpha/beta hydrolase, whose amino-acid sequence MASWQSAALSRFIAFKIKRKPSPDDDEGRIVRQARQKLGRMPGYALPTIPDGLQVRAVSFATLDGDAVRGEWLAWKTDHPPVTVLYLHGGGYIACSPLTHRPITVTLATLLRGRVFALDYRLAPEHRFPAALDDAVAAYRWLLETQGVSPQRLLIAGDSAGGGLALSTLVRLRELGIPLPAGATLYSPWTDLAGTGETLETNTERDVMFHGAGIRMAGRIYAGDTPPDHPLVSPLYADLTGLPPLQVFASSSEVLLDDARRLAERAQAAGVPVELHIEADLPHVWPIFCRLIPEGRRTLAQTAAFARRVVNRNTSPPYTPSPGVRYDDRFAACAPVAHH is encoded by the coding sequence ATGGCAAGCTGGCAGTCGGCGGCGTTGTCGCGCTTCATTGCCTTCAAGATCAAACGCAAGCCGTCACCCGACGATGACGAAGGGCGCATTGTCCGTCAAGCGCGCCAAAAGCTCGGCCGCATGCCCGGCTATGCGTTGCCGACGATTCCCGACGGTTTACAGGTTCGCGCCGTGTCGTTCGCCACGCTGGACGGCGACGCCGTACGCGGCGAATGGCTTGCGTGGAAAACCGACCATCCGCCGGTGACGGTGTTGTATCTGCACGGCGGCGGTTACATCGCCTGTTCGCCGCTGACGCACCGCCCGATTACGGTCACGCTGGCGACGTTGTTGCGCGGGCGCGTCTTTGCGCTGGATTACCGCTTGGCGCCGGAGCATCGCTTCCCGGCGGCGCTCGACGACGCTGTAGCCGCCTACCGATGGTTGCTTGAAACGCAGGGCGTTTCACCGCAACGACTGCTGATAGCTGGGGACTCGGCCGGCGGCGGACTGGCGCTGTCCACCTTGGTTCGATTGCGCGAACTTGGAATACCCTTGCCGGCCGGCGCGACGCTGTACTCCCCCTGGACGGATTTAGCCGGCACGGGTGAAACGCTCGAAACCAATACTGAACGCGACGTGATGTTTCACGGCGCGGGTATTCGCATGGCCGGAAGGATTTACGCTGGGGACACGCCGCCCGATCATCCGCTGGTGTCGCCGCTCTACGCCGATTTGACGGGACTGCCGCCGTTGCAGGTCTTTGCCAGTTCAAGTGAAGTTCTGCTGGACGACGCCCGCCGTTTAGCTGAACGGGCGCAGGCGGCCGGCGTCCCAGTTGAGTTGCACATTGAAGCCGACCTGCCGCATGTGTGGCCAATTTTTTGCCGACTAATCCCGGAAGGCCGGCGGACGTTGGCGCAGACCGCCGCTTTTGCACGCCGCGTCGTCAACCGAAATACTTCGCCCCCCTACACTCCCTCGCCGGGTGTTCGTTATGACGACCGCTTCGCTGCATGCGCTCCTGTCGCACATCATTGA
- a CDS encoding agmatine deiminase family protein — protein MHLLDATPAALGFRHPAEWEPQSATWLAFPHNRSDYPGKLHAVQWAYGEIIRKLADRQMVNVVVHNAAVQTRAWTVLRRVNANLERVRFFRQPINRGWLRDAGPIFIVREENKTRELAICKFRFNGWAKYPDFRLDDELALRLAKQLGCRVYLPHASGRPVVLEGGAIDVNGQGVVMTTEECLLDAEVQPRNPHLSRLEIETVLRNTLGVTTVWWLGRGIVGDDTHGHVDDLARFVNPTTIVLCDECNPSDANYAALKENHERAQDFRLPDGSRPDVIRLPMPRSLTFDGQRLPASYANFYIANELVLVPTFNDPNDRVALGILSECFPDREVCGIHAVDLVWGRGTLHCLTHEQPVGSPLFLPAGQAA, from the coding sequence ATGCACCTTCTTGACGCCACCCCGGCCGCGCTGGGCTTTCGGCATCCGGCTGAATGGGAGCCGCAAAGCGCCACGTGGCTGGCTTTTCCACACAACCGCTCGGACTACCCCGGCAAGTTGCATGCTGTGCAATGGGCGTACGGGGAAATCATTCGCAAGTTAGCCGACCGCCAGATGGTGAACGTAGTCGTCCACAACGCCGCTGTTCAGACGCGCGCCTGGACGGTGCTGCGGCGGGTCAACGCGAACTTGGAGCGCGTACGGTTCTTCCGCCAACCCATCAATCGCGGCTGGCTGCGCGACGCCGGGCCGATTTTTATCGTGCGCGAAGAGAACAAAACCCGTGAGCTGGCGATTTGCAAGTTCCGCTTCAACGGTTGGGCCAAATATCCCGATTTCCGGCTTGACGATGAACTGGCGCTGCGGTTGGCCAAGCAACTCGGCTGCCGAGTGTATCTTCCCCATGCCAGCGGACGGCCTGTTGTGCTGGAGGGAGGAGCGATTGACGTCAACGGTCAGGGCGTCGTGATGACGACCGAAGAATGCCTGCTCGACGCCGAAGTTCAGCCCCGAAATCCGCATCTATCCCGGCTTGAAATCGAGACCGTCCTCCGCAATACCCTGGGCGTTACAACGGTCTGGTGGCTAGGAAGGGGTATCGTCGGCGACGACACGCACGGTCATGTGGACGATCTGGCGCGGTTCGTCAATCCGACGACCATTGTACTGTGCGATGAATGCAATCCAAGCGACGCCAACTACGCGGCGCTCAAGGAGAATCACGAGCGCGCGCAGGATTTTCGCCTGCCCGACGGCTCGCGCCCGGACGTCATCCGCCTGCCGATGCCGCGCTCACTGACGTTCGACGGGCAACGGCTGCCGGCTAGTTACGCCAATTTTTACATCGCCAACGAGCTTGTTCTCGTCCCGACCTTCAACGACCCCAACGACCGCGTGGCGCTGGGCATCTTGAGCGAGTGCTTTCCTGACCGTGAAGTGTGCGGCATCCATGCCGTGGATTTAGTGTGGGGCCGCGGGACGCTGCACTGTTTGACCCATGAGCAACCGGTCGGATCGCCGCTCTTTTTGCCAGCTGGCCAAGCAGCGTAA
- a CDS encoding DUF4388 domain-containing protein: MPTQGTLADLDLLTLTQILCLARRPAALELRCEHTQGRLYFEHGQLVHATLDRLEGEPALLALLRWQSGDFQVLENLQAPCHTLSLPWAEVAERLLQLPPAL; this comes from the coding sequence GTGCCAACCCAAGGAACGCTCGCCGATCTTGATCTCCTCACCCTGACCCAGATTCTATGCCTTGCCCGCCGTCCGGCGGCGCTTGAACTGCGCTGTGAACATACGCAGGGGCGGCTTTATTTTGAGCACGGGCAGCTCGTTCATGCCACACTGGACAGGCTGGAGGGGGAACCGGCGCTTCTGGCTTTGCTGCGGTGGCAGTCCGGCGACTTTCAAGTCTTAGAAAACCTCCAAGCCCCGTGCCATACCCTGAGCCTGCCTTGGGCCGAAGTAGCTGAGCGGTTGCTGCAGCTACCGCCAGCGCTGTAG
- a CDS encoding cation:proton antiporter, which produces MVFLPTWPPAFNTTTIFGLLLILGALGGYLAHRLPWLPSITGFMLVGLLFGPSGLTLLDAATLAEARILVDIALGLILYRLGLSFNIALLGERPTLAVAGLAESVLTLIVVSGVLWLVGFPLAIAALVGAIVISSSPAVLLHVAHEVKAAGEVTETTKTLVAANNFISFAAFSALLPLVQFSTGRGWSDILLLPTYRFFGSLALGSGVGVLLYALTHCTREAGQYRLAFVIGGVMLTTGLAGALNLSTLFAPLVLGMVVRNLEQEALLSQIQFGESFELFFIVLFVSAGANLHLHELVVLAPVVLLLVAARSLAKVGGVVAVAAAVQTPLPQAVARGLLLIPMAGLAIGLTRATTELLPDRAADVAAVVLGAVAVFETIGPPIAAYAFRLAGEAGRATVKNGDAEPASAATNAP; this is translated from the coding sequence ATGGTGTTCTTACCGACTTGGCCCCCAGCCTTCAACACGACGACGATTTTTGGGCTGCTTCTCATCTTAGGGGCGCTTGGCGGGTACTTGGCGCATCGGTTGCCGTGGCTGCCAAGCATTACCGGTTTCATGCTCGTTGGGTTGTTGTTCGGTCCCAGCGGACTGACACTGTTGGATGCGGCGACGCTGGCGGAAGCGCGGATTCTGGTGGACATTGCGCTGGGACTCATCCTGTACCGGCTCGGCTTGTCGTTCAACATCGCATTGCTCGGAGAACGTCCGACCTTGGCCGTCGCCGGGCTGGCGGAAAGCGTGTTGACGCTCATCGTCGTGTCCGGGGTGTTGTGGCTGGTTGGTTTTCCACTCGCCATCGCGGCGCTGGTCGGCGCGATTGTCATATCGTCGTCCCCGGCGGTGCTCCTGCACGTCGCCCACGAAGTCAAGGCCGCCGGGGAGGTCACCGAGACCACTAAAACCCTCGTAGCCGCTAACAACTTCATTTCTTTTGCAGCGTTTTCCGCCCTGTTGCCGCTGGTTCAGTTTTCCACCGGTAGGGGTTGGAGCGACATTCTGTTGTTGCCGACCTACCGCTTCTTCGGTTCACTGGCTTTAGGAAGCGGCGTCGGCGTCCTCCTGTACGCGCTAACGCACTGCACCCGCGAAGCGGGGCAATACCGGTTGGCCTTTGTCATCGGCGGCGTGATGTTGACGACGGGATTAGCCGGTGCGCTCAACCTCTCGACGCTGTTTGCGCCGCTTGTTTTAGGGATGGTCGTCAGGAATCTCGAACAGGAAGCGTTGCTGTCGCAGATTCAGTTCGGCGAGTCGTTTGAGCTGTTTTTCATCGTGTTGTTTGTGTCCGCCGGCGCCAACCTGCACCTCCACGAGTTGGTTGTCCTCGCGCCGGTTGTTTTGTTGCTGGTCGCCGCCCGCAGTTTGGCGAAGGTCGGCGGCGTCGTCGCCGTGGCCGCCGCCGTACAGACGCCGCTGCCGCAGGCTGTCGCGCGCGGTTTGCTGTTGATTCCCATGGCCGGGCTGGCGATTGGGCTGACACGCGCCACCACCGAACTCTTGCCAGATCGCGCCGCCGACGTGGCGGCCGTTGTGCTGGGCGCTGTGGCGGTTTTTGAAACCATCGGGCCGCCCATTGCCGCCTACGCCTTTCGCTTGGCCGGAGAAGCCGGCCGCGCAACGGTCAAAAACGGCGACGCCGAACCGGCATCGGCTGCGACGAATGCGCCGTAA
- a CDS encoding carbon-nitrogen hydrolase, which yields MTSPTFTIGLIQMRCVADRTENLDRAAHFVREAARQGAQVVCLPELFQSLYFCQTEDPGLFDRAEPLDDSPTLRTMQTLARETRTYLIVPFFERRAPGLYHNSVALVDDHGQMRGLYRKMHIPDDPAYYEKFYFTPGDLGVVAFDTPYGRIASLICWDQWFPEGARLAALRGATVLFYPTAIGWHPYEKENYGAAQRDAWRTVQRGHAIANGLYVAAVNRIGFEPSPIDDEGGLEFWGSSFVADPQGVIVAEAPTDAETVLLAEINPARLEDVRRNWPFLRDRRIDAYDGLTRRFLD from the coding sequence ATGACATCACCGACGTTTACCATCGGCCTTATTCAAATGCGGTGCGTCGCCGACCGTACGGAAAACCTTGACCGCGCTGCTCATTTCGTCCGCGAGGCCGCCCGGCAAGGCGCACAGGTTGTCTGCCTGCCCGAACTGTTTCAATCACTATATTTCTGTCAGACCGAGGATCCGGGGTTGTTTGACCGCGCCGAGCCACTAGACGACAGTCCAACGCTGCGCACCATGCAGACCCTTGCGCGTGAGACCCGAACCTATCTCATCGTGCCGTTTTTTGAGCGCCGTGCGCCGGGCCTCTATCACAACAGCGTGGCGTTGGTGGACGACCACGGGCAGATGCGCGGCCTCTATCGCAAAATGCATATTCCCGACGACCCGGCTTACTACGAGAAGTTCTACTTTACGCCGGGCGATTTGGGGGTTGTCGCGTTTGACACGCCCTATGGGCGCATTGCGTCGCTGATTTGCTGGGATCAGTGGTTTCCCGAAGGCGCGCGGCTGGCGGCGCTACGCGGCGCAACGGTGTTGTTTTACCCAACGGCGATTGGTTGGCATCCCTACGAGAAGGAAAACTACGGGGCGGCGCAGCGCGACGCCTGGCGCACTGTCCAGCGCGGTCACGCCATCGCCAACGGGCTGTACGTCGCCGCCGTTAACCGCATCGGCTTCGAGCCGTCGCCGATTGATGATGAAGGGGGCTTGGAATTCTGGGGCAGTTCCTTTGTCGCTGATCCGCAGGGCGTCATTGTCGCCGAAGCGCCAACCGACGCCGAAACCGTCTTGCTGGCCGAAATCAACCCGGCGCGGCTTGAAGACGTACGCCGCAACTGGCCCTTTCTGCGTGACCGGCGGATTGACGCCTACGACGGGCTGACGCGCCGCTTCCTTGATTAG
- the ggt gene encoding gamma-glutamyltransferase, with amino-acid sequence MKHMWILVLSFGLALASFSMGRLAASDRITGRAFATRSEVIARNGMACTSQPLATQVAVDILKRGGTAVDAAIAANAVLGVVEPTGCGIGGDLFALVWDPQTKRLYGLNASGRSPKRLTLEEFRRRGLTRIPSFGPLPVTVPGCVDGWFALHARFGALPMRDLLAPAIAYAREGFPVSELIADYWERNTAALAQFPNVREVYAPGGRTPRKGDLFRNPQLATMLEKIAVGGRDVFYKGEIAGVIADFIARQGGFLDREDLAAHTSEWVEPISTNYRGYDVWELPPNSQGLAALQMLNILEGYDLAKFGFGSREHIHYVVEAKKLAYEDRAKFYADPAFAKVPVAELLSKAYAAERRKLIHPQRAGTRYEAGDPSLRAGDTVYLTTADRHGMMVSLIQSNYRGMGSGMVPDGLGFMLQNRGELFALEEGHANVYAPGKRPFHTIIPAFVTKDGQPFLSFGVMGGGFQPLGHVQILINIIDFGMNIQEAGDAPRIDHQGSSEPTGERVTGGGMVTLETGFAYEVVRELVRSGHRVGFAVGDYGGYQAIRWDAAQGVYYGASESRKDGQAAGY; translated from the coding sequence ATGAAACACATGTGGATTTTGGTTTTGAGTTTTGGGTTAGCGTTAGCAAGCTTCAGCATGGGGCGGCTGGCGGCCTCTGACCGCATCACAGGGCGCGCCTTCGCCACGCGCTCGGAAGTTATCGCGCGTAACGGCATGGCTTGCACGAGCCAACCGCTAGCAACGCAGGTTGCCGTGGATATTCTCAAGCGGGGTGGGACGGCTGTGGACGCCGCCATCGCAGCTAACGCTGTGCTGGGCGTCGTTGAGCCGACTGGCTGTGGCATTGGTGGCGACTTGTTCGCTCTTGTATGGGATCCGCAAACCAAGCGCCTGTACGGTCTGAATGCAAGCGGCCGGTCACCCAAACGCTTGACCCTTGAAGAGTTCCGGCGGCGCGGCCTTACCCGCATCCCGTCCTTTGGACCGTTGCCCGTCACTGTGCCGGGCTGCGTAGATGGCTGGTTTGCGCTCCACGCACGGTTTGGGGCGCTACCGATGCGGGACCTGCTCGCGCCGGCAATTGCCTATGCCCGTGAGGGCTTTCCGGTGTCGGAACTCATCGCCGACTACTGGGAGCGCAACACGGCAGCGCTGGCGCAGTTCCCTAACGTCAGGGAAGTGTATGCGCCGGGCGGCCGGACGCCGCGCAAAGGCGACCTGTTTCGCAACCCCCAACTGGCGACGATGCTGGAGAAAATCGCCGTTGGCGGCCGCGATGTGTTTTACAAGGGCGAAATCGCCGGGGTCATCGCTGATTTCATAGCCCGACAGGGCGGCTTTCTTGACCGTGAAGACCTTGCCGCGCATACGTCCGAGTGGGTCGAGCCGATCTCAACCAACTACCGTGGCTACGACGTATGGGAACTGCCGCCGAACAGTCAGGGACTGGCCGCGCTCCAGATGCTGAACATTCTGGAGGGCTACGATCTAGCCAAGTTCGGTTTTGGAAGCCGCGAGCACATTCACTACGTTGTCGAGGCTAAAAAGCTGGCTTACGAAGACCGCGCAAAGTTTTACGCCGACCCGGCGTTTGCCAAAGTTCCGGTGGCGGAGCTGCTTTCCAAAGCGTACGCCGCTGAGCGGCGGAAGTTGATTCATCCGCAGCGCGCCGGAACACGCTACGAGGCCGGCGACCCCTCCCTACGCGCTGGCGATACGGTCTACCTGACGACCGCCGACCGCCACGGCATGATGGTGTCGCTCATTCAAAGTAACTATCGCGGGATGGGTTCGGGAATGGTTCCCGACGGACTGGGTTTTATGCTGCAGAACCGTGGCGAGTTGTTTGCCCTAGAAGAAGGCCATGCCAACGTCTATGCGCCGGGGAAGCGCCCTTTTCACACCATCATTCCAGCTTTCGTAACAAAGGATGGGCAGCCGTTTTTAAGTTTCGGCGTAATGGGCGGTGGCTTCCAGCCCCTTGGTCACGTCCAGATCCTCATCAACATCATTGACTTCGGCATGAACATCCAAGAAGCCGGTGACGCGCCGCGCATTGACCATCAGGGTTCGTCCGAGCCAACCGGCGAGCGGGTGACCGGCGGCGGCATGGTGACGCTGGAAACCGGTTTCGCATACGAGGTCGTGCGGGAACTTGTCCGGTCGGGTCACCGCGTCGGCTTCGCTGTCGGCGACTACGGCGGCTATCAAGCGATTCGCTGGGACGCCGCGCAAGGCGTCTATTACGGCGCATCGGAGTCGCGTAAGGACGGACAAGCGGCAGGCTACTAA